The following proteins come from a genomic window of Pseudomonas sp. J452:
- the frr gene encoding ribosome recycling factor, translating into MINEIKKDTQERMQKSLESLSHAFSRIRTGQAHPSILGGVMVPYYGADTPLNQVANVTVKDARTLQVVAFERGMLAAVDKAIQSSGLGFNPTNLGELLLISMPALTEETRKGFTKQARGEAENARVAVRNIRRDALAQLKDLVKEKEISEDEERRASDEVQKLTDKFVAEVEKALEAKEADLMAV; encoded by the coding sequence ATGATCAACGAGATCAAGAAAGACACCCAGGAGCGCATGCAGAAGAGTCTGGAGTCGCTGAGCCATGCGTTCAGCCGGATTCGTACCGGTCAGGCGCACCCGAGCATTCTGGGTGGCGTGATGGTGCCTTACTACGGCGCTGATACCCCGCTCAATCAGGTGGCCAACGTCACCGTCAAGGATGCCCGCACCCTGCAGGTGGTGGCGTTCGAGCGCGGCATGCTGGCTGCCGTCGACAAGGCGATCCAGAGCTCCGGCCTGGGCTTCAATCCGACCAACCTGGGTGAGCTGCTGCTGATCTCGATGCCCGCGCTGACTGAAGAAACCCGCAAGGGTTTCACCAAGCAGGCGCGTGGCGAGGCGGAAAACGCCCGGGTGGCGGTGCGCAATATTCGTCGTGATGCCCTGGCCCAGCTGAAAGACCTGGTCAAGGAAAAGGAAATCAGCGAAGACGAAGAGCGTCGCGCTTCCGACGAGGTGCAGAAGCTGACCGACAAGTTCGTCGCCGAGGTGGAAAAGGCTCTGGAAGCCAAAGAAGCCGATCTGATGGCGGTGTGA
- the map gene encoding type I methionyl aminopeptidase, with translation MTVTIKTPAEIEKMRIAGRLAAEVLEMIGEHVKPGITTEEIDRICHDYIVNVQKAIPAPLNYGAAPGRPGFPKSICTSLNHVVCHGIPNEKPLKDGDVLNIDVTVIKDGYHGDTSKMFMVGKVPEWAVKLAQVTQESMYKGIQLVKPGARLGDIGEVIQKHAEKHGFSVVREYCGHGIGAVFHEEPQVLHYGRAGTGMELKEGMTFTIEPMINQGRAETRLLGDGWTAITKDRKLSAQWEHTILVTADGYEILTLRSDDTLPRTSA, from the coding sequence ATGACCGTCACCATCAAGACTCCCGCAGAAATCGAAAAAATGCGCATCGCCGGCCGCCTGGCCGCCGAAGTGCTGGAGATGATCGGCGAGCACGTCAAACCCGGCATCACCACCGAAGAAATCGACCGCATCTGCCACGACTATATCGTCAACGTGCAGAAGGCCATCCCGGCGCCACTCAACTATGGCGCCGCACCGGGCCGCCCAGGCTTCCCCAAGTCGATCTGCACCTCGCTCAACCATGTGGTCTGCCACGGCATCCCCAACGAGAAGCCGCTGAAAGACGGCGACGTGCTGAACATCGACGTTACCGTGATCAAGGATGGCTACCACGGCGACACCAGCAAGATGTTCATGGTCGGCAAGGTTCCCGAGTGGGCGGTCAAGCTGGCTCAGGTCACCCAGGAGTCAATGTACAAGGGCATCCAGCTGGTCAAGCCGGGCGCGCGCCTGGGCGACATCGGCGAAGTGATCCAGAAACACGCCGAAAAGCATGGTTTCAGCGTGGTGCGCGAGTACTGCGGCCACGGCATCGGCGCCGTTTTCCATGAAGAACCACAGGTGCTGCACTACGGCCGCGCCGGCACCGGCATGGAACTCAAGGAAGGCATGACCTTCACCATCGAGCCGATGATCAACCAGGGCCGCGCGGAAACCCGCCTGCTCGGCGACGGCTGGACCGCCATCACCAAGGACCGCAAGCTCTCCGCCCAATGGGAGCACACCATCCTGGTCACCGCCGACGGCTACGAGATTCTCACCCTGCGCAGCGACGATACCCTGCCGCGCACTTCCGCCTGA
- the tsf gene encoding translation elongation factor Ts has translation MAEITAALVKELRERTGEGMMDCKKALTKAGGDIEKAIDDMRASGAIKAAKKAGNIAAEGAIAVKDDGKSAVLLEVNSQTDFLALQDDFKAFVAASVEQAFADKLTTVEPLIEAREADRLVLVGKTGENVNIRRLARVEGDVLGSYLHGNKIGVVVALKGGSVELAKDIAMHVAASNPEFLLPSQVSAEAIEREKNVFLSLNEDKMKGKPAEIVEKMIAGRISKFLAEASLVEQAFVKDPEITVGALAKKGGAEIVSFTRFAVGEGIEKPVDNFADEVAAQVAAASKQ, from the coding sequence ATGGCAGAAATTACTGCAGCCCTGGTTAAAGAACTGCGCGAGCGCACTGGCGAAGGCATGATGGATTGCAAAAAGGCCTTGACCAAGGCCGGCGGCGACATCGAAAAAGCCATCGACGACATGCGCGCCTCGGGTGCCATCAAGGCCGCCAAGAAGGCTGGCAACATTGCCGCCGAAGGCGCCATCGCAGTCAAGGACGACGGTAAATCCGCCGTTCTGCTGGAAGTCAACTCGCAGACCGACTTCCTGGCCCTGCAAGACGACTTCAAGGCCTTCGTCGCTGCCAGCGTCGAGCAGGCTTTCGCTGACAAGCTGACTACCGTTGAGCCGCTGATCGAAGCCCGTGAAGCCGATCGTCTGGTGCTGGTTGGCAAGACCGGTGAAAACGTCAACATCCGCCGTCTGGCCCGTGTTGAAGGCGACGTGCTGGGTTCCTACCTGCACGGCAACAAGATTGGCGTAGTTGTGGCTCTGAAAGGCGGTAGCGTCGAGCTGGCCAAGGACATCGCCATGCACGTAGCTGCCAGCAACCCGGAATTCCTGCTGCCGAGCCAGGTCTCTGCCGAGGCCATCGAGCGCGAGAAGAACGTGTTCCTGTCCCTGAACGAAGACAAGATGAAGGGCAAGCCGGCTGAAATCGTCGAGAAGATGATTGCCGGTCGCATCAGCAAGTTCCTGGCCGAAGCCAGCCTGGTTGAGCAAGCCTTCGTCAAGGATCCGGAAATCACCGTCGGTGCTCTGGCCAAGAAAGGCGGCGCCGAAATCGTTTCCTTCACCCGCTTCGCGGTCGGTGAAGGCATCGAGAAGCCGGTCGACAACTTCGCTGACGAAGTTGCTGCTCAAGTGGCTGCCGCCAGCAAGCAGTAA
- the rpsB gene encoding 30S ribosomal protein S2, translating into MSQVNMRDMLKAGVHFGHQTRYWNPKMGKFIFGARNKIHIINLEKTLPMFNEALSFVEKLANGKNKILFVGTKRSAGKIVAEEAARCGSPYVDHRWLGGMLTNYKTIRASIKRLRDLETQSQDGTFAKLTKKEALMRTRDLQKLDRSLGGIKDMGGLPDALFVIDVDHERIAITEANKLGIPVIGIVDTNSSPEGVDFIIPGNDDAIRAIQLYMGAMADAVIRGRTNAAGGADEFVEEASSEASEG; encoded by the coding sequence ATGTCCCAAGTCAATATGCGCGATATGCTGAAGGCCGGTGTGCACTTCGGCCACCAGACCCGTTACTGGAACCCGAAAATGGGCAAGTTCATTTTCGGCGCGCGCAACAAGATCCACATCATCAACTTGGAAAAGACCCTGCCGATGTTCAACGAGGCCCTGTCCTTCGTTGAGAAACTGGCTAACGGCAAGAACAAGATTCTGTTCGTGGGCACCAAGCGTTCCGCTGGCAAGATCGTTGCTGAAGAAGCTGCACGTTGCGGTTCGCCGTACGTCGATCACCGCTGGTTGGGCGGCATGCTGACCAACTACAAAACCATCCGTGCTTCGATCAAGCGCCTGCGTGATCTGGAAACCCAGTCCCAGGACGGCACCTTCGCCAAGCTGACCAAGAAAGAAGCCCTGATGCGCACCCGCGACCTGCAAAAGCTGGATCGCAGCCTGGGTGGTATCAAGGACATGGGCGGTCTGCCGGACGCTCTGTTCGTGATCGACGTTGATCACGAGCGCATTGCTATCACCGAAGCCAACAAGCTGGGCATCCCGGTCATCGGCATCGTCGATACCAACAGCAGCCCGGAAGGCGTTGACTTCATCATCCCGGGTAACGACGACGCCATCCGCGCCATCCAGCTGTACATGGGTGCCATGGCCGACGCCGTAATCCGTGGTCGCACCAACGCTGCCGGTGGCGCCGACGAGTTCGTCGAAGAAGCGTCCTCCGAGGCCAGCGAAGGCTGA
- the pyrH gene encoding UMP kinase, producing the protein MAQQVSGRQPRYKRILLKLSGEALMGSEDFGIDPKVLDRMALEVGQLVGIGVQVGLVIGGGNLFRGAALSAAGMDRVTGDHMGMLATVMNALAMRDALERSNIPAIVMSAISMVGVTDHYDRRKAMRHLKTGEVVIFAAGTGNPFFTTDSAACLRAIEIDADIVLKATKVDGVYTADPFKDPNAEKFDRLTYDEVLDRKLGVMDLTAICLCRDHKMPLRVFNMNKPGALLNIVVGGAEGTLVEEDAQ; encoded by the coding sequence ATGGCTCAGCAGGTGAGTGGTCGCCAACCTCGCTATAAACGCATTCTGCTCAAACTTAGCGGCGAGGCCCTGATGGGCTCGGAAGACTTCGGTATCGATCCGAAGGTTCTCGATCGCATGGCCCTGGAAGTCGGCCAGTTGGTCGGCATTGGTGTGCAGGTCGGTCTGGTGATCGGTGGCGGCAACCTGTTCCGTGGTGCGGCGCTGTCCGCGGCCGGTATGGATCGGGTCACCGGTGACCACATGGGCATGCTCGCCACCGTGATGAACGCCCTGGCCATGCGCGATGCGCTGGAGCGCTCGAATATCCCGGCTATCGTGATGTCGGCAATTTCCATGGTCGGCGTGACCGATCACTACGACCGGCGCAAGGCCATGCGCCACCTGAAAACCGGCGAAGTGGTGATTTTTGCGGCCGGTACCGGCAATCCGTTCTTCACCACTGATTCCGCCGCCTGTCTGCGCGCGATCGAGATCGATGCCGATATCGTGCTCAAGGCTACCAAGGTCGATGGCGTGTACACTGCCGATCCTTTCAAAGACCCCAATGCCGAGAAGTTCGATCGTCTGACCTATGACGAGGTGCTCGACCGCAAGCTGGGTGTCATGGATCTGACGGCCATCTGCCTGTGCCGCGATCACAAGATGCCGCTGCGGGTTTTCAACATGAACAAGCCAGGCGCCCTGCTGAATATCGTGGTGGGCGGCGCCGAAGGAACCCTGGTCGAGGAGGATGCACAATGA
- the ispC gene encoding 1-deoxy-D-xylulose-5-phosphate reductoisomerase: protein MSQPQQITVLGATGSIGLSTLDVIARHPERYQVFALSGFSRLQELEQLCRKHRPQFAVTPDEVSAAALQRALRAADVPTEVLAGAQALCDVSAHPEVDAVMAAIVGAAGLQPTLAAVEAGKKVLLANKEALVMSGDLFIQAVRRSGAVLLPIDSEHNAIFQCLPGDYARGLGAVGVRRILLTASGGPFRETPLAELEQVSPEQACAHPNWSMGRKISVDSASMMNKGLELIEACWLFDAKPAQVEVVIHPQSVIHSLVDYVDGSVLAQLGNPDMRTPIAHALAWPQRIDSGVAPLDLFAVARLDFQRPDEQRFPCLRLARQAAEVGGSAPALLNAANEVAVAAFLERRIRFPEIARIIDEVLNLEAAVAVESLDAVLAADARARVLAGEWLNRHGR, encoded by the coding sequence GTGAGTCAGCCGCAGCAGATCACGGTGCTGGGGGCGACCGGTTCGATCGGTCTCAGCACCCTGGATGTGATTGCCCGGCATCCCGAACGCTACCAGGTCTTTGCCCTGAGCGGTTTCTCGCGCCTGCAGGAGTTGGAACAGCTCTGCCGCAAACATCGCCCGCAATTCGCGGTAACCCCTGATGAGGTTTCGGCGGCTGCACTGCAGCGTGCGTTGCGCGCCGCCGATGTGCCGACCGAGGTGCTGGCGGGTGCGCAGGCACTGTGCGACGTGTCTGCCCATCCCGAGGTGGATGCGGTGATGGCCGCCATTGTCGGCGCTGCTGGCTTGCAGCCGACCCTGGCGGCAGTCGAGGCGGGCAAGAAGGTGCTGCTGGCCAACAAGGAAGCGCTGGTGATGTCCGGCGACCTGTTTATCCAGGCCGTGCGCCGCAGCGGTGCGGTGCTGCTGCCGATCGACAGCGAGCACAATGCGATCTTCCAGTGTCTGCCGGGCGACTACGCCCGCGGTCTGGGTGCGGTCGGCGTGCGGCGCATCCTGCTGACCGCTTCCGGCGGCCCGTTCCGCGAAACGCCGTTGGCCGAACTGGAGCAGGTCAGTCCCGAGCAGGCCTGCGCCCATCCCAACTGGTCGATGGGGCGCAAGATCTCGGTCGATTCGGCGAGCATGATGAACAAGGGCCTGGAGTTGATCGAGGCCTGCTGGCTGTTCGATGCCAAGCCGGCCCAGGTCGAGGTGGTGATTCACCCGCAGAGCGTGATCCATTCGCTGGTCGATTATGTCGACGGCTCGGTGCTCGCCCAGTTGGGCAATCCGGACATGCGTACGCCGATTGCCCATGCATTGGCCTGGCCGCAGCGGATCGACTCCGGGGTGGCGCCACTGGATCTGTTTGCCGTCGCACGTCTGGATTTCCAGCGCCCGGATGAACAGCGTTTTCCCTGTCTGCGCCTGGCGCGGCAGGCGGCAGAGGTTGGTGGCAGTGCGCCGGCCTTGCTCAATGCGGCTAATGAAGTGGCGGTGGCGGCCTTTCTCGAGCGGCGCATCCGCTTTCCCGAGATCGCGCGTATCATCGATGAAGTGCTGAATCTTGAAGCGGCCGTTGCGGTCGAAAGCCTCGATGCGGTACTGGCCGCCGATGCCCGGGCACGGGTGCTGGCCGGTGAATGGTTGAATCGCCACGGGCGTTGA
- a CDS encoding phosphatidate cytidylyltransferase, whose product MLKQRIITALLLLPIALGGFFLLDGGLFALFIGAVVTLGAWEWARLAGFAAQGLRVGYAALVAALLYLLYLTPALAPWLLGAAVLWWALATLLVLTYPDSSRYWGGLPGKLLIGLLILLPAWQGLVLLKQWPQANMLIIAVMVLVWGADIGAYFAGKAFGKRKLAPSVSPGKSWEGLYGGLLASLLITTAVGLQQGWQGKGFALALAGAALVVLVSVVGDLTESMFKRQSGIKDSSNLLPGHGGVLDRIDSLTAAVPLFAVLLWLAGWGAL is encoded by the coding sequence ATGCTCAAACAACGGATCATTACGGCGTTGCTTCTGCTGCCGATTGCTCTGGGTGGTTTCTTCTTGCTCGATGGCGGGCTGTTCGCCCTGTTCATTGGTGCGGTCGTCACTCTCGGCGCCTGGGAATGGGCGCGTCTGGCTGGCTTCGCCGCGCAAGGGCTGCGTGTCGGTTATGCCGCGCTGGTCGCTGCGCTGCTCTATCTGCTTTATCTCACCCCGGCGCTGGCGCCCTGGTTGCTGGGGGCTGCGGTGCTCTGGTGGGCGCTGGCGACCTTGCTGGTACTGACCTATCCGGATAGCAGTCGCTACTGGGGTGGCCTGCCTGGCAAGTTGCTGATCGGCCTGCTGATCCTCCTGCCGGCCTGGCAAGGTCTGGTGCTGCTCAAGCAGTGGCCGCAGGCGAACATGTTGATCATCGCGGTGATGGTATTGGTTTGGGGTGCCGACATCGGCGCCTATTTCGCCGGCAAGGCTTTCGGCAAGCGCAAGCTGGCGCCGAGCGTCAGTCCCGGCAAGAGCTGGGAAGGTCTGTATGGTGGGCTGCTGGCCAGCCTGCTGATCACCACGGCTGTCGGCCTGCAGCAGGGTTGGCAGGGCAAGGGCTTTGCCCTGGCGCTGGCGGGCGCTGCGTTGGTGGTGCTGGTGTCGGTGGTTGGTGATCTGACCGAGAGCATGTTCAAGCGCCAGTCCGGGATCAAGGACAGCAGCAACCTGCTGCCCGGTCACGGTGGCGTGCTGGATCGCATCGACAGCCTGACCGCCGCCGTACCGCTGTTTGCCGTATTGCTCTGGCTGGCCGGCTGGGGCGCCCTGTGA
- the uppS gene encoding polyprenyl diphosphate synthase, whose translation MVKSKQEAQAIVPRHVAIIMDGNNRWAKKRLLPGVAGHKAGVDAVRAVIEVCAEAGVEVLTLFAFSSENWQRPAEEVGALMELFLGALRREAKKLKDNAISLRIIGDRSRFHPELQAAMREAEQITAGENRFVLQVAANYGGQWDIAQAAQRLARDVQAGHLQPEDLTPELLQSCLVTGDLPLPDLCIRTGGEHRISNFLLWQLAYSELYFSDLFWPDFKHEAMRKALADFSTRQRRFGKTSEQVEAEARN comes from the coding sequence ATGGTCAAGAGCAAGCAGGAAGCCCAGGCGATAGTGCCGCGTCACGTGGCCATCATCATGGATGGGAACAATCGCTGGGCGAAAAAACGTCTGCTGCCTGGCGTGGCTGGACACAAGGCCGGCGTCGATGCCGTGCGTGCGGTGATCGAGGTGTGCGCCGAGGCGGGGGTCGAGGTGTTGACCCTGTTCGCCTTCTCCAGTGAGAACTGGCAACGCCCGGCCGAAGAGGTCGGGGCGCTGATGGAGTTGTTCCTCGGCGCTCTGCGCCGCGAGGCGAAGAAGCTCAAGGACAACGCCATCAGTCTGCGCATCATCGGTGATCGCTCGCGCTTCCATCCGGAGTTGCAGGCCGCCATGCGCGAGGCCGAGCAGATCACCGCCGGGGAAAATCGCTTCGTCCTGCAGGTGGCGGCCAATTATGGTGGCCAGTGGGATATCGCCCAGGCCGCGCAGCGCCTGGCGCGTGATGTACAGGCTGGTCATCTGCAGCCGGAGGATCTGACGCCCGAGCTGTTGCAGAGCTGTCTGGTTACCGGTGATCTGCCGTTGCCGGATCTGTGCATTCGCACCGGTGGCGAGCATCGCATCAGCAATTTCCTGCTCTGGCAGCTGGCGTACTCCGAGCTGTATTTCTCCGACCTGTTCTGGCCGGATTTCAAACACGAGGCCATGCGCAAGGCGCTGGCCGATTTCTCTACCCGCCAGCGGCGCTTCGGCAAGACCAGCGAACAGGTAGAAGCCGAGGCGCGTAACTGA
- the rseP gene encoding RIP metalloprotease RseP, which yields MSALYMIFGTLIALGVLVTIHEFGHFWVARRCGVKVLRFSVGFGSPLLRWHDRQGTEFVVAAIPLGGYVKMLDEREGDVPLEQVEQSFNRKPVQQRIAIVAAGPIANFLLAILFFWLLAMLGSQQIKPVIGSVQPDSLAAAAGLLPGQEILAVDGEPTQGWGAVNLQLVRRLGESGTLELLLQEPGSTAQSTRQVILRDWQKGADEPDPLHSLGIQPWRPSILPVLKEIDPDGPAHAAGVRLGDRLLAIGERRIDDWQQVLDVLRELPAKQVTLVVERAGERLELSANLGVRGEGDSRGGYLGVGVGSVEWPTEMLREVRYGPLDGAVEGLRRTWHMTLLTFDSVRKMLVGELSVKNLSGPITIAKVAGASAQSGVGDFLYFLSLLSISLGVLNLLPIPVLDGGHLLFYLVEWVRGRPLSERVQGWGMQIGISLVLGVMLLALINDLGRL from the coding sequence ATGAGCGCGTTGTACATGATTTTTGGCACCCTGATCGCTCTCGGGGTGCTGGTCACGATCCACGAGTTTGGGCATTTCTGGGTCGCCCGCCGCTGTGGGGTCAAGGTTCTGCGTTTTTCCGTGGGCTTCGGTAGCCCGCTGCTGCGCTGGCATGATCGCCAGGGTACCGAATTCGTCGTGGCCGCCATTCCGCTGGGCGGCTACGTGAAAATGCTCGATGAGCGCGAGGGCGATGTGCCGCTCGAGCAGGTCGAGCAGTCCTTCAATCGCAAGCCGGTGCAGCAGCGCATCGCCATTGTTGCGGCAGGGCCGATCGCCAACTTCCTCCTGGCCATTCTGTTCTTCTGGCTGCTGGCCATGCTCGGCAGTCAGCAGATCAAGCCGGTAATCGGTAGTGTGCAGCCGGATAGCCTGGCCGCGGCCGCCGGTCTGTTACCGGGGCAGGAAATTCTGGCGGTGGACGGTGAGCCGACCCAGGGTTGGGGTGCGGTCAATCTGCAGTTGGTGCGTCGTCTCGGTGAGAGCGGCACGCTGGAGTTGTTGCTGCAGGAACCTGGCTCGACGGCACAAAGTACCCGTCAGGTGATTCTGCGTGATTGGCAGAAGGGGGCGGATGAGCCTGATCCGCTGCACTCCCTGGGTATTCAGCCGTGGCGCCCGAGTATTCTGCCGGTATTGAAGGAAATCGATCCCGATGGCCCGGCGCATGCCGCGGGCGTGCGCCTGGGCGATCGTTTGCTGGCTATCGGTGAGCGACGTATCGATGACTGGCAGCAGGTGCTCGATGTGCTGCGCGAATTGCCCGCCAAACAGGTCACGCTGGTTGTCGAGCGTGCGGGTGAGCGGCTGGAGTTATCCGCCAACCTGGGTGTACGTGGCGAGGGTGACTCGCGTGGCGGCTATCTCGGGGTGGGCGTCGGCTCCGTCGAGTGGCCGACAGAAATGCTCCGCGAGGTGCGCTACGGGCCTTTGGATGGCGCGGTCGAGGGGCTGCGGCGGACTTGGCACATGACCCTGCTGACCTTCGATTCGGTGAGGAAAATGCTGGTCGGCGAGCTCTCGGTAAAAAACTTGAGTGGGCCGATAACCATTGCTAAAGTGGCGGGCGCTTCAGCCCAGTCGGGAGTGGGGGATTTTCTTTATTTCCTGTCCCTGCTGAGCATTAGTTTGGGGGTTCTCAACCTGTTGCCCATCCCCGTGCTGGATGGGGGGCATCTGCTGTTTTACCTGGTGGAATGGGTGCGTGGGCGTCCACTCTCCGAACGGGTGCAGGGTTGGGGAATGCAGATCGGCATCAGTCTGGTGCTTGGGGTGATGTTGCTGGCCCTGATCAACGACCTGGGCCGTCTGTAA
- a CDS encoding [protein-PII] uridylyltransferase, with product MPQMDPELFDRGQFQAELALKSSPIAAFKKALKQAREVLDGRFREGRDIRRLVEDRAWFVDQILQEAWKRFDWSEDADIALLAVGGYGRGELHPNSDIDLLILLDSADHEVFRNPIEGFLTLLWDIGLEVGQSVRSVDECAEEARADLTVITNLMESRTIAGPERLRLRMQEVTSSTQMWPSKHFFLAKRKEQQARHRKYNDTEYNLEPNVKGSPGGLRDIQTILWVARRQLATLNLHSLVKEGFLVDSEYSMLAASQEFLWKVRYALHMLAGRAEDRLLFDHQRKIAALLGFEDGDGRMAVERFMQKYYRVVMGVAELSELINQHFEEVILRAGECGTAQPLNSRFQLRDGYIEVTSPGVFKRTPFAILEVFALMAQHPEIKGVRADTIRLLRDSRHLIDDDFRRDIRNTSLFIELFKSPQGIHRNLRRMNRYGILGRYLPEFGLIVGQMQHDLFHIYTVDAHTLNLIKHLRKLKWPELAEKFPLASKVIGKLPKPELIYLAGLYHDIGKGRGGDHSELGAVDAEAFCVRHQLPTWDTRLITWLVQNHLVMSTTAQRKDLSDPQVIFDFAQLVGDQTRLDYLYVLTVADINATNPSLWNSWRASLLRQLYTETKRALRRGLENPLDREEQIRQTQSSAIDILVRGGIDQDDAEQLWSQLGDDYFLRHAAADVAWHTEAILQHPAGNDPLVLIKETAQREFEGATQIFIYAPDQHDFFAVTVAAMDQLNLNIHDARVITSTSQFTLDTYIVLDTEGGRIGDNPARIKQIREGLIGALKNPDDYPNIIQRRVPRQLKHFAFAPQVSIHNDAQRPVTVIELTAPDRPGLLARIGKIFLDFDLSLQNAKIATLGERVEDIFFITDAHNQPLADPELCAHLQDAIVQQLSQANGEAQTTGAIRI from the coding sequence ATGCCGCAGATGGACCCGGAGTTGTTTGATCGCGGCCAGTTCCAGGCAGAACTGGCGCTCAAGTCCAGCCCCATCGCCGCCTTCAAGAAAGCCCTCAAGCAGGCCCGCGAAGTGCTCGACGGGCGATTCCGCGAAGGCCGCGACATCCGCCGCCTGGTCGAGGACCGCGCCTGGTTCGTCGACCAGATCCTGCAGGAGGCCTGGAAGCGCTTCGACTGGAGCGAGGACGCCGACATCGCCCTGCTGGCGGTCGGCGGCTACGGTCGCGGCGAGCTGCACCCCAACTCCGACATCGACCTGCTGATCCTGCTCGACAGCGCCGACCACGAAGTCTTCCGCAACCCCATCGAAGGCTTCCTCACCCTGCTCTGGGACATCGGCCTGGAAGTCGGCCAGAGTGTGCGCAGCGTCGACGAATGCGCCGAGGAGGCTCGCGCCGACCTGACGGTGATCACCAACCTGATGGAAAGCCGCACCATCGCCGGCCCCGAACGCCTGCGCCTGCGCATGCAGGAGGTCACCAGCAGCACGCAGATGTGGCCGAGCAAGCACTTCTTCCTGGCCAAGCGCAAGGAACAACAAGCCCGCCACCGCAAGTACAACGACACCGAATACAACCTCGAGCCCAACGTGAAGGGCTCGCCCGGCGGCCTGCGCGACATCCAGACCATCCTCTGGGTCGCCCGTCGCCAGCTCGCCACCCTCAACCTGCACTCACTGGTCAAGGAAGGCTTCCTGGTCGACAGCGAGTACAGCATGCTCGCCGCCAGCCAGGAGTTCCTGTGGAAGGTGCGCTACGCCCTGCACATGCTCGCCGGCCGCGCCGAAGACCGCCTGCTGTTCGACCACCAGCGCAAGATCGCCGCCCTGCTCGGCTTCGAAGACGGCGACGGCAGGATGGCCGTCGAGCGCTTCATGCAGAAGTACTACCGGGTGGTGATGGGCGTCGCCGAGCTGAGCGAGCTGATCAACCAGCATTTCGAGGAAGTCATCCTGCGCGCTGGCGAATGCGGCACGGCACAGCCACTGAACAGCCGCTTCCAGCTGCGCGACGGCTATATCGAAGTGACCAGCCCGGGGGTGTTCAAACGCACGCCGTTCGCCATCCTCGAAGTCTTCGCGCTGATGGCCCAGCACCCCGAGATCAAGGGCGTGCGCGCCGATACCATTCGCTTGCTGCGCGACAGCCGCCACCTGATCGACGACGACTTCCGCCGCGACATCCGCAACACCAGCCTGTTCATCGAGCTGTTCAAGTCGCCCCAGGGCATCCACCGCAACCTGCGACGGATGAACCGCTACGGCATCCTCGGCCGCTACCTGCCGGAGTTCGGCCTGATCGTCGGACAGATGCAGCACGACCTGTTCCACATCTATACGGTCGATGCGCACACGCTGAACCTGATCAAGCACCTGCGCAAACTCAAGTGGCCGGAGCTGGCGGAGAAATTCCCGCTGGCCAGCAAGGTCATTGGCAAGCTGCCCAAGCCCGAGCTGATCTACCTCGCCGGCCTCTACCACGACATCGGCAAGGGCCGTGGCGGCGACCATTCGGAACTGGGCGCGGTGGATGCCGAAGCCTTCTGCGTGCGCCACCAGCTGCCGACCTGGGACACCCGCCTGATCACCTGGCTGGTGCAGAACCACCTGGTGATGTCGACCACTGCCCAGCGCAAGGACCTCTCCGACCCGCAGGTAATCTTCGACTTCGCCCAACTGGTCGGCGACCAGACCCGCCTCGACTACCTCTACGTGCTGACCGTGGCCGACATCAACGCCACCAACCCCAGCCTGTGGAACTCCTGGCGCGCCAGCCTGCTGCGCCAGCTCTACACCGAGACCAAGCGCGCCCTGCGCCGCGGCCTGGAGAACCCGCTGGACCGTGAGGAACAGATCCGCCAGACGCAGAGCTCGGCGATCGACATCCTGGTCCGCGGCGGCATCGACCAGGACGACGCCGAGCAACTGTGGAGCCAGCTCGGCGACGACTACTTCCTGCGCCACGCTGCCGCCGATGTGGCCTGGCACACCGAGGCCATCCTCCAGCACCCGGCCGGCAACGACCCCCTGGTGCTGATCAAGGAAACCGCCCAGCGCGAGTTCGAGGGCGCCACCCAGATCTTCATCTACGCCCCGGACCAGCACGACTTCTTCGCCGTGACCGTGGCCGCCATGGACCAGCTCAACCTGAACATCCATGACGCCCGGGTGATCACCTCCACCAGCCAGTTCACCCTCGACACCTATATCGTTCTGGATACCGAGGGCGGGCGCATTGGCGACAACCCGGCGCGGATCAAGCAGATCCGCGAAGGCCTGATCGGCGCGCTGAAGAACCCGGATGACTACCCGAACATCATCCAGCGCCGGGTGCCGCGCCAGCTCAAGCACTTCGCTTTCGCCCCGCAGGTGAGCATCCACAACGATGCGCAGCGCCCGGTGACGGTGATCGAGCTGACTGCCCCGGACCGCCCCGGCCTGCTGGCACGTATCGGCAAGATCTTCCTGGACTTCGACCTGTCGTTGCAGAACGCCAAGATCGCCACCCTGGGCGAGCGCGTGGAAGACATCTTCTTCATCACCGACGCGCACAACCAGCCACTGGCCGACCCCGAACTGTGCGCCCACCTGCAGGACGCCATCGTCCAGCAACTGTCGCAGGCCAACGGTGAAGCCCAGACCACCGGCGCCATCCGCATCTGA